The nucleotide sequence gataagggatagtattccTGCTGGCCTTAAGGAGGACATTCCTAGGAATACATCCAGGAAGgctatttggttggaactgagaaataaggaagggatgatcaccttattgggattgtgttgtgggaaattgagaaacaaatttgtatggAAATTTCAGATACCTGTAAGAGTAATAGGATGGTTATTGTtagggatttttaacttttcaaacataaactgggattgCCATCGTGCTACGCgtttagatggagagcaatttgttagaaacggatctaaggggcaagtttttcatgcagaaggtgatgtgtgtacaaagctgccagaggaagtggtgggtgctgttacaattatgacatttaaaaggcatctggataggtatatgaataggaggggtttagagggttattggccaaatgctggctaatggagcgagattaattttggatatctggtcgtcatggatgagtggaccaaagggtctgtttctgtgctgtgtctctctctgactctggcTTGTCACTAACGTTTGCCACGTCTCTATGGTCAGTTTCTTTCTGATGTCGGTGTCAATACCTTGTTGTCTCATTCCGACCCCACCTCCCCTGGattgacagtgatgacttttgtaatcttttTTTACAGACTATCTGAAGagggaagtttcaaaatcaacaacttatgcttgactctcctgctccttggatgctgcctgacctgctgtgtttttccagcacgacacttttcgactctgatctccagcatctgcagtcatcattttcacatcaatgtctgacagtcactcaatccatcgggacagCAACGATTTttgactatgattctgtgagaaggagcaatgccttttggttcctgtttcataACGTTTTCTGCTTCAGTGGGaatggatgagagaccctactgttgCAGTGCACCGAGTGTGGAGCCagaaacagttatacggcctggaaagaggaattcacacCGGGGAGGGGCTGTACACACGTTTGTGTGtggctgaagcttcagccatggagaaacccgaggaatcctgccccatggagaaaccgtggaagtgtggtgactgtgggaaatgcttcagtttcctgtctgccctggagactcatcggcgcagccacaccggggagaggccattcccctgcccagagtgcgggaagggtttTACCCGCTCCTCCAACCTGATGGCCCATTGCGGATCCACACAGCGGAGAGtccgttctcctgccccgagtgtgaGAAGAGCTTTGCCCAGGCCTCTACCCTCatggcccaccagcgggtccacactgcgGTGAGAGCCTTcccctgccctgagtgcgggaaggccttcagcaaatcctccaacctgctgacccaccggcggctccgcactggggagaggcccttcagctatcctgagtgtgggaaggccttcagcaattcacccgccctgctgaggcaccagtggatccacaccggggagaggccattctcctgccctgagtgtgggaagaactttacccgctcctcccacctgctgacccaccggcgggtccacacgggggagaggcccttcagctgccctgagtgtgggaagtcCTTCGataattcctctgccctgctgaggcaccagcacgtccacaccggggagaggccattcctctgccctgagtgtgggaagggctttaaACGCTCCTCTGACATGCTGgaccaccagtgggtccacacgggggagagaccgttcagctgccctgagtgcgggaagggctttacccaggcctccaacctgctgaggcaccagcgggtccacactggggagaggccgtttgcCTGCCCCAAGTGCGGGCAGAGGTTCACATCGTCC is from Hemiscyllium ocellatum isolate sHemOce1 chromosome 27 unlocalized genomic scaffold, sHemOce1.pat.X.cur. SUPER_27_unloc_9, whole genome shotgun sequence and encodes:
- the LOC132808681 gene encoding zinc finger protein 239-like; the encoded protein is MLQFPVCPGDSSAQPHRGEAIPLPRVREGFYPLLQPDGPLRIHTAESPFSCPECEKSFAQASTLMAHQRVHTAVRAFPCPECGKAFSKSSNLLTHRRLRTGERPFSYPECGKAFSNSPALLRHQWIHTGERPFSCPECGKNFTRSSHLLTHRRVHTGERPFSCPECGKSFDNSSALLRHQHVHTGERPFLCPECGKGFKRSSDMLDHQWVHTGERPFSCPECGKGFTQASNLLRHQRVHTGERPFACPKCGQRFTSSSNLQKHQRGHQQIPSATLMWVTPRTEPPARSDSGCSGSV